Proteins from a single region of Halalkalicoccus subterraneus:
- the cofG gene encoding 7,8-didemethyl-8-hydroxy-5-deazariboflavin synthase subunit CofG, whose product MIPGAEEYGIDIEIGDGEIERALSVGPADVSPAPRLTFARNVFVPLTTACRYTCTYCTYYDPPGQASLLSREEVREILETGVEAGCTEALFTFGDDPDDRYTEVHGQLAEWGHDSIHTYLRELCELALDIGILPHSNPGDQTREQMAEVADANASMGVMLETTADVQAHGGPRAKSPGQRLDTLRTAGELGVPFTTGILVGIGENWQDRAESLLAIGELHERYGHIQEVIVQPVSNNERWREGSPDLETMRRTVSMARGVLPEEVSVQVPPNLAPVRELLDCGVDDLGGVSPVTDDHINPAYAWPALRELEDIASEADVPLDERLPVYDRFINEGWLSERIRRELDAETSSGERYRALTSATRA is encoded by the coding sequence ATGATTCCGGGGGCCGAGGAGTACGGCATCGACATCGAGATCGGCGACGGCGAGATCGAGCGGGCGCTCTCGGTCGGGCCCGCGGACGTCTCCCCCGCGCCGAGGCTCACCTTCGCGCGAAACGTCTTCGTGCCCCTGACGACGGCCTGCCGCTACACCTGTACCTACTGTACGTACTACGACCCGCCGGGGCAGGCGAGCCTCCTGTCGCGCGAGGAAGTGCGCGAGATCCTCGAAACCGGCGTCGAGGCCGGCTGTACGGAGGCACTATTTACCTTCGGCGACGACCCCGACGACCGATACACTGAGGTCCACGGCCAGCTCGCAGAGTGGGGCCACGACTCGATCCACACTTACCTGCGCGAACTCTGTGAACTCGCGCTCGACATCGGAATCCTGCCCCACTCGAACCCCGGCGACCAGACGCGCGAACAAATGGCCGAGGTCGCCGACGCCAACGCGAGCATGGGCGTGATGCTGGAAACGACCGCAGACGTGCAGGCCCACGGTGGCCCCCGAGCGAAGTCGCCGGGCCAGCGGCTCGACACGCTCCGAACCGCGGGCGAACTCGGCGTCCCCTTTACCACCGGTATCCTCGTCGGCATCGGTGAGAACTGGCAGGACAGGGCGGAGAGTCTGCTCGCGATCGGTGAACTCCACGAGCGCTACGGCCACATCCAGGAGGTGATCGTCCAGCCCGTCTCGAACAACGAGCGGTGGCGCGAGGGATCGCCCGATCTCGAAACCATGCGCCGGACCGTCTCGATGGCCCGAGGGGTCCTCCCGGAGGAGGTCTCGGTGCAGGTGCCGCCGAACCTCGCGCCCGTCAGAGAACTGCTCGACTGCGGGGTCGACGATCTCGGGGGCGTGTCGCCGGTCACCGACGATCACATCAACCCGGCGTATGCGTGGCCCGCGCTCCGGGAACTGGAGGACATCGCAAGCGAGGCGGACGTCCCGCTCGACGAGCGCCTCCCCGTCTACGACCGGTTCATCAACGAGGGATGGCTCTCGGAGCGGATCCGCCGGGAACTCGACGCCGAGACGAGTTCGGGAGAGCGCTATCGGGCGCTCACTTCAGCCACTCGGGCGTGA
- the cofC gene encoding 2-phospho-L-lactate guanylyltransferase codes for MRVVVPFDATDPKSRLSGVLDREERRQFARAMLGDTLAAIRAAGGDPEVLATAPLDADGPVTVDDRALTEAVNGAFGPETETAVVMADLPLATPEALRALFEVSGDVVLAPGRGGGTNAIVARHPDFRVDYHGGSFLKHRAAAAGLGSVEVVDSYRLATDVDEPDDLVEVLLHGEGRAADWLRDVGFELVRRESRLAVRRTRT; via the coding sequence ATGCGCGTCGTCGTCCCCTTCGACGCGACCGATCCCAAGAGCCGCCTCTCGGGCGTTCTCGATCGCGAAGAGCGCCGCCAGTTCGCCCGGGCGATGCTCGGGGACACGCTGGCGGCGATCCGGGCGGCCGGCGGCGATCCCGAGGTGCTCGCGACCGCCCCCCTCGACGCGGACGGTCCCGTGACCGTCGACGATCGGGCACTCACCGAAGCGGTCAACGGGGCGTTCGGCCCTGAAACCGAGACGGCGGTCGTGATGGCCGACCTGCCCCTCGCCACGCCCGAGGCTCTTCGAGCGCTCTTCGAGGTCTCCGGCGACGTCGTGCTCGCTCCGGGGCGCGGCGGCGGGACGAACGCGATCGTCGCCCGCCATCCCGACTTCCGGGTCGATTACCACGGCGGTTCGTTCCTCAAACACCGGGCGGCGGCCGCCGGACTCGGTTCGGTCGAAGTCGTCGACTCTTACAGATTGGCGACCGACGTCGACGAACCCGACGATTTAGTCGAGGTGTTGCTCCATGGGGAGGGGCGGGCGGCCGACTGGCTCCGGGATGTGGGGTTCGAACTCGTTCGACGGGAAAGCCGGCTCGCCGTTAGGCGAACGCGAACATAA
- a CDS encoding complex I NDUFA9 subunit family protein — protein sequence MKVLVTGGTGFIGRHLCAELDDRGHDVTALARSPDASDLPAGVSVEQGDVTDRGSLDLSGQDVVVNLVALSPLFEPKGGKTHESVHLGGTRNVVDAAEDAGVSRLIQMSALGADPDGPTAYIRAKGKAEAVVRDSTLDWVIFRPSVVFGDGGEFVPFTRKLTPPVIAPLPGGGRTRFQPIWVEDVASMLADAVEGTSTGDPNPSDSGDAVADERHVGEIYEIGGPDVLTMAEVAKLTRGGNVTIVPLPMAFAKIGSAVIDPIPFVPFGADQVRSLEFDNTTRDNDIGAFGVSEGDLLTLREYLRG from the coding sequence ATGAAGGTTCTGGTGACCGGCGGAACGGGCTTTATCGGACGGCATCTGTGTGCGGAGCTCGACGACCGGGGCCACGACGTGACCGCGCTCGCGCGCTCGCCCGACGCGAGCGACCTGCCCGCGGGCGTGTCGGTCGAGCAGGGCGACGTCACCGACCGGGGGTCGCTCGATCTCTCGGGTCAGGACGTCGTTGTGAACCTCGTCGCGCTCTCGCCGCTGTTCGAACCGAAGGGTGGGAAGACCCATGAATCGGTGCATCTCGGCGGGACGAGAAACGTCGTCGACGCCGCCGAAGACGCCGGCGTCTCCCGACTGATACAGATGAGCGCGCTGGGAGCCGACCCCGACGGGCCGACGGCGTACATCCGCGCGAAGGGAAAGGCCGAAGCGGTAGTACGCGACTCGACGCTCGATTGGGTGATCTTTCGCCCCTCGGTCGTCTTCGGCGACGGTGGGGAGTTCGTCCCCTTTACGAGGAAGCTCACGCCGCCCGTCATCGCGCCGCTTCCCGGCGGGGGACGGACCCGCTTTCAGCCCATTTGGGTCGAGGACGTCGCCTCGATGCTCGCGGACGCCGTCGAAGGGACGTCGACTGGCGACCCGAACCCGTCGGATTCCGGTGACGCCGTCGCCGACGAGCGCCACGTCGGCGAGATCTACGAGATCGGCGGGCCGGACGTGTTGACGATGGCGGAGGTCGCGAAACTCACGCGCGGCGGCAACGTGACGATCGTTCCCCTACCGATGGCGTTCGCCAAGATCGGATCCGCGGTGATCGACCCGATCCCGTTCGTCCCCTTCGGTGCCGATCAGGTCCGCTCGCTCGAGTTCGACAACACCACGCGGGACAACGACATCGGTGCCTTCGGCGTGAGCGAGGGCGACCTCCTGACGCTACGGGAGTACCTGCGCGGATAG
- the tmk gene encoding dTMP kinase, with protein sequence MLVTLEGLDGSGKTTVHEALRDTYPDAVFTREPTGSWYGEAVSRSIADDDADPLAELFLYTADHADHLSRTVRPALDAGELVISDRYSDSRYAYQGAALDGIIDRPMEYVRGVHSPFTRPPDLTLYLDVDPETGAKRSGATNKFEQSDYLERVQGNYERLVKAEPGRFVRIDAHRSPEAVLDGVERVLSGAL encoded by the coding sequence ATGCTCGTTACGTTGGAGGGCCTCGACGGCAGCGGCAAGACCACCGTCCACGAGGCGCTCCGGGACACCTATCCGGACGCGGTCTTCACCCGCGAACCGACCGGCTCGTGGTACGGCGAGGCGGTCTCGCGCTCGATCGCCGACGACGACGCCGACCCGCTCGCCGAACTCTTCCTCTACACTGCGGATCACGCCGACCACCTCTCTCGAACGGTGCGTCCCGCCCTCGACGCCGGCGAGTTGGTGATCTCGGATCGATACTCCGATTCGCGCTACGCCTATCAGGGCGCCGCGCTCGACGGGATTATCGACCGCCCGATGGAGTACGTCCGCGGGGTCCACTCGCCGTTCACCCGCCCGCCCGATCTCACGCTCTACCTCGACGTCGACCCCGAGACGGGTGCGAAACGCAGCGGTGCGACGAACAAGTTCGAGCAATCGGACTACCTCGAACGGGTGCAAGGGAACTACGAACGCCTCGTGAAGGCGGAGCCGGGGCGGTTCGTCAGGATCGACGCGCATCGCTCGCCAGAGGCGGTCCTCGACGGGGTCGAACGGGTGCTTTCGGGGGCGCTCTAA
- the pdhA gene encoding pyruvate dehydrogenase (acetyl-transferring) E1 component subunit alpha, with product MYRVIDDHSLSETDIGEDVARALYRDMVRARRFDERAISLQRRGWMSGYPPFVGQEASQVGAAHALAEEDWLVPTYRQNAAQIARGVPMRDLLGFRRGHPEYASDHDVPILPQAVPIGSQLPHAAGLGMAIGYRGDDAAVLCCFGDGATSEGDFHEALNFAGVFETPTVFFCENNGWAISMPRERQTASESIAIKADAYGITGTQVDGNDPLAVYAVVRKALSKAREGEPVLVESLTYRRGAHTTSDDPSRYRDEEDLPEWRTADPIERYETYLLEGDLIDGELIERIESEVETELTEAVERAESGSEARPEAVFDSVYDGLTPELEEQRAWIAGFVERGFEPES from the coding sequence ATGTACCGCGTCATCGACGACCACTCCCTCTCGGAAACGGACATCGGCGAGGACGTCGCCCGGGCGCTCTACCGGGACATGGTGCGCGCGCGACGCTTCGACGAGCGGGCGATTTCCCTCCAACGCCGGGGCTGGATGAGCGGCTACCCGCCATTCGTCGGTCAGGAGGCCTCACAGGTCGGCGCGGCCCACGCGCTCGCCGAGGAGGACTGGCTCGTCCCGACCTACCGACAGAACGCCGCCCAGATAGCTAGAGGGGTCCCGATGCGCGACCTCCTCGGATTTCGCCGGGGTCACCCCGAATACGCCTCGGATCACGACGTCCCCATCCTCCCGCAGGCGGTGCCGATCGGCTCCCAGCTCCCTCACGCCGCGGGACTCGGAATGGCCATCGGGTATCGGGGGGACGACGCGGCCGTTCTCTGTTGTTTCGGCGATGGCGCAACCAGCGAGGGCGACTTCCACGAGGCGCTGAACTTCGCGGGCGTCTTCGAGACGCCGACGGTCTTCTTCTGTGAGAACAACGGGTGGGCGATCTCGATGCCCCGCGAGCGCCAGACCGCAAGCGAGTCCATCGCGATCAAGGCCGACGCCTACGGCATCACGGGCACGCAAGTCGACGGCAACGACCCGCTCGCAGTGTATGCCGTGGTTCGTAAAGCGCTCTCGAAAGCCCGTGAGGGCGAGCCCGTGCTGGTCGAGAGTCTGACCTACCGCCGGGGTGCCCACACCACGAGCGACGACCCCTCGCGCTATCGCGACGAGGAGGACCTCCCCGAGTGGCGCACCGCGGACCCGATCGAGCGCTACGAGACGTACCTGCTCGAGGGGGACCTCATCGACGGGGAGCTGATCGAGCGGATCGAGTCCGAGGTCGAAACGGAGCTAACGGAGGCGGTCGAGCGCGCCGAATCCGGGTCCGAGGCGCGTCCGGAGGCGGTGTTCGACTCGGTCTACGACGGGCTCACACCGGAGTTGGAAGAACAGAGAGCGTGGATCGCAGGGTTCGTCGAGCGGGGATTCGAACCGGAGAGCTGA
- a CDS encoding Lrp/AsnC family transcriptional regulator: MVHAFVMVKTGPGQSEAMVEAARGVDAIAEAHIVAGDYDLVVEIETDEVYEVLHTASTELQGLDGIENTKTYISLD, from the coding sequence ATGGTACACGCGTTCGTCATGGTGAAGACGGGGCCGGGACAGTCGGAAGCGATGGTCGAGGCCGCTCGCGGGGTCGACGCGATCGCGGAGGCACACATCGTCGCCGGGGACTACGACCTCGTCGTCGAGATCGAAACCGACGAGGTCTACGAGGTCCTCCATACGGCTTCGACGGAGCTGCAGGGGCTCGACGGGATCGAGAACACGAAGACGTACATCTCGCTCGACTAG
- a CDS encoding amidohydrolase family protein: MMKDDDGTETDVSRRNYLKGTGSALAALSFVPAGAAAAEGHDAAGSASSEGSVGGRTLIENGTVVTVDPDLGVLHDADVLVEGGRIARIDHDIDASADEVIDAGDSIVVPGFVNTHLHAWQAGVRGVAGDWSFTEYLDTMLGEISSHYTPEDAYLGNLFGGIEQLNAGTTTILDWFHIANSPDHTDRAIDGLEEAGIRAVFAHGQPGDDSATWWEESTKPHPDDIRRLHDERFPANDGLLTLAMGIRGPDYSTDEVVTQDIELARELGIPASMHIGSLGPGGVETLDELDLLGDDLNYVHANRLTDEEFGLIGDSGGSVSITPEVEMQMGMGMPALRETIDGGGIPSIGVDIVSGVSGDMFTQTRVGLQTQRALDNQPTIDAGGQVEELSLSARDALELATIEGARALGLDDEIGSLTPGKRADMTLIGADDVNTTPVHDPIETVVFQTGIENVDTVLVDGRVVKRDGDLCNATARDKQDRLVESGRRILAESGL; the protein is encoded by the coding sequence ATGATGAAAGACGACGACGGGACCGAGACGGACGTATCACGACGCAACTACCTCAAAGGGACGGGCTCCGCGCTGGCGGCGCTGTCGTTCGTTCCCGCGGGCGCGGCCGCCGCGGAGGGCCACGACGCGGCGGGTTCCGCGTCCTCGGAGGGCTCCGTGGGGGGCCGAACACTGATCGAGAACGGGACGGTCGTGACGGTCGATCCCGACCTCGGCGTGCTCCACGACGCCGACGTGCTCGTCGAGGGCGGTCGGATCGCCCGGATCGACCACGACATCGACGCTTCGGCGGACGAGGTCATCGACGCCGGCGACTCGATCGTCGTGCCGGGCTTCGTCAACACGCATCTCCACGCGTGGCAGGCCGGCGTTCGGGGCGTCGCCGGCGACTGGTCGTTCACGGAGTACCTCGATACGATGCTCGGGGAGATCAGTAGCCACTACACACCGGAGGACGCCTATCTCGGCAACCTCTTCGGCGGGATCGAGCAGCTCAACGCCGGGACGACGACGATCCTCGACTGGTTCCACATCGCGAACTCGCCCGACCACACCGACCGGGCGATCGACGGGCTGGAGGAGGCCGGAATCCGGGCGGTGTTCGCCCACGGCCAGCCCGGCGACGACAGCGCCACGTGGTGGGAGGAGAGTACGAAACCCCACCCCGACGATATCCGGCGGCTCCACGACGAGCGGTTCCCCGCGAACGACGGGCTGCTCACGCTGGCGATGGGGATCCGCGGCCCCGACTACTCGACCGACGAGGTCGTCACCCAGGACATCGAGCTCGCCCGCGAGCTCGGGATCCCCGCGTCGATGCATATCGGCTCGCTCGGACCGGGCGGCGTCGAGACGCTCGATGAGCTCGATCTGCTCGGCGACGACCTGAACTACGTCCACGCCAACCGCCTCACCGACGAGGAGTTCGGCCTGATCGGCGATTCCGGCGGATCGGTGTCGATTACCCCCGAGGTCGAGATGCAGATGGGGATGGGAATGCCGGCGCTCCGGGAGACCATCGACGGCGGGGGGATACCCTCGATCGGCGTCGACATCGTCTCCGGCGTGAGCGGCGATATGTTCACCCAGACGCGCGTGGGCCTCCAGACCCAGCGCGCGCTCGACAACCAGCCGACGATCGACGCCGGCGGGCAGGTCGAGGAGCTCTCGCTCAGCGCCCGCGACGCCCTCGAGCTCGCGACCATCGAGGGCGCCCGGGCGCTCGGGCTCGACGACGAGATCGGCTCGCTGACGCCGGGCAAGCGCGCCGACATGACCCTGATCGGGGCCGACGACGTCAACACGACGCCCGTCCACGACCCGATCGAGACGGTCGTCTTCCAGACGGGGATCGAGAACGTCGACACCGTGCTCGTCGACGGCCGCGTGGTCAAGCGCGACGGTGATCTCTGTAACGCGACCGCCCGCGACAAGCAGGACCGGCTCGTGGAGTCCGGCCGACGGATCCTCGCGGAGAGCGGGCTGTAA
- a CDS encoding helix-turn-helix domain-containing protein — MREFAFTVSYDDGADHLMDVFIDHPGLYARTTSCHATTETMWRVDEVTGPEEALADYDEQLAGITRCSSLRGMGGCPIDWHHEVLEERPTRRRIYSRQSEGEGCRSVPYLAAKHLGDGVLCRAEQHGEEYRWRILAEDDAAMSAIHDDLDGNLRAGIELEFERLSHSPEWPDDRMTRTDLPYEQREAVELAVEHGYYETPRRASIQEIAATEGIATSTLQYRLTRAEAWLATTFAGTENGESVPPTAAVGDD; from the coding sequence ATGCGAGAGTTCGCGTTCACGGTGAGCTACGACGACGGTGCTGACCACCTGATGGACGTCTTCATCGACCATCCCGGGCTGTACGCGCGGACGACATCGTGTCACGCGACGACCGAGACGATGTGGCGCGTCGACGAGGTTACTGGCCCGGAAGAGGCGCTCGCGGACTACGACGAACAGCTCGCGGGGATCACCCGCTGCTCGAGCCTCCGAGGGATGGGGGGCTGCCCGATCGACTGGCACCACGAGGTCCTCGAAGAACGCCCGACGAGGCGGCGTATCTACTCCCGGCAGTCGGAGGGCGAGGGCTGTCGCTCGGTCCCCTATCTCGCGGCGAAACACCTCGGGGACGGCGTCCTCTGTCGGGCCGAACAGCACGGCGAGGAGTACCGCTGGCGGATCCTCGCCGAGGACGACGCGGCCATGAGCGCGATCCACGACGACCTCGACGGGAACCTCCGCGCGGGGATCGAACTGGAGTTCGAGCGTCTGAGCCACTCGCCCGAGTGGCCCGACGACCGAATGACACGTACCGACCTGCCCTACGAACAACGGGAAGCCGTGGAGCTGGCCGTCGAACACGGCTACTACGAGACCCCGCGGCGCGCCTCGATCCAAGAGATCGCGGCAACCGAGGGGATCGCGACCTCGACGCTCCAGTACCGCCTCACCCGGGCCGAGGCGTGGCTCGCCACGACGTTCGCCGGCACGGAGAACGGCGAATCGGTCCCCCCGACCGCCGCGGTCGGCGACGACTGA
- a CDS encoding potassium channel family protein: MRFVIIGAGRVGLRTARVLSAEGHEVTLVERDADMADRARSEGYDVVEGDGGRESILEEAGVDTADAVGALTSDLNTNFAACMIAKHYGCRTILRIDEDYREEIYRRYADEVDEIVYPERLGAIGAKNALLGGDIRAIADIAQNLQVVELTVRSDSPTKGYTISELSLPADATLLAFGKKEGVLSIPTPDESLEEGDRLAVLADFAVLDDVRQLIVGTAERAPAGGI; this comes from the coding sequence ATGCGATTCGTTATTATCGGTGCCGGTCGGGTCGGGTTGCGCACGGCGCGCGTGCTCTCGGCGGAGGGCCACGAGGTCACGCTCGTCGAACGGGACGCGGACATGGCGGATCGCGCCAGATCGGAGGGGTATGACGTCGTCGAGGGCGACGGCGGCCGCGAGTCGATCCTCGAGGAGGCGGGCGTCGACACTGCGGATGCGGTAGGGGCACTCACGAGCGACCTCAACACCAACTTCGCGGCCTGTATGATCGCGAAACACTACGGCTGTCGGACGATCCTCCGGATCGACGAGGACTACCGCGAGGAGATCTACAGGAGATACGCCGACGAGGTCGACGAGATCGTCTACCCCGAACGGCTGGGCGCCATCGGCGCGAAAAACGCGCTGCTGGGCGGGGACATCCGGGCGATCGCCGACATCGCACAGAACCTCCAAGTGGTCGAACTCACCGTTCGGTCCGACTCCCCGACGAAGGGCTATACGATCAGCGAGCTCTCCCTGCCGGCCGACGCCACGCTGCTCGCGTTCGGAAAAAAAGAGGGGGTGCTCTCGATCCCCACGCCGGACGAATCGCTCGAAGAGGGCGACCGCCTCGCGGTACTTGCCGACTTCGCCGTGCTCGACGACGTCCGACAGCTCATCGTCGGCACCGCGGAACGTGCCCCAGCAGGAGGTATCTGA
- a CDS encoding Lrp/AsnC family transcriptional regulator, producing MVTAYVMVKANTGEADRLKTAIEEIDGVGEAHIVAGDVDIIAKLDVDSPGRVKEISANAIQGISGVEDTRTYIAMD from the coding sequence ATGGTTACAGCATACGTCATGGTGAAAGCGAACACGGGAGAGGCGGACCGGCTCAAGACTGCCATCGAGGAGATCGACGGCGTCGGCGAGGCCCACATCGTCGCCGGCGACGTCGACATCATCGCCAAACTGGACGTGGACTCTCCCGGCCGGGTGAAGGAGATCTCCGCAAATGCGATTCAGGGGATCTCCGGCGTCGAGGACACGCGGACGTACATCGCGATGGACTAA
- a CDS encoding DUF5813 family protein, with amino-acid sequence MTDPEDVLSNHAAFERDETGHELTTMPFETRVETIDEDGEATYRVVVHAPTLDAVVEGETVAGVVEDGWLDTLALRLEDPTQVTSGQTNVDVEVTKTGREVRVEMTFSSANPERAAENAKALAEFVEGTWMQGLVPGYEYDEPAASLMERATQNYDEGGA; translated from the coding sequence ATGACTGACCCAGAGGACGTCCTGTCGAACCACGCGGCGTTCGAACGAGACGAGACGGGACACGAACTGACGACGATGCCCTTCGAGACGCGCGTCGAGACGATCGACGAGGACGGAGAGGCGACCTACCGCGTCGTCGTCCACGCGCCGACGCTCGACGCCGTCGTCGAGGGCGAGACGGTCGCCGGAGTGGTCGAGGACGGCTGGCTCGACACCCTGGCGCTCCGGCTCGAGGACCCGACGCAGGTCACGAGCGGGCAGACGAACGTCGACGTCGAGGTGACGAAAACGGGGCGCGAGGTCCGCGTCGAGATGACGTTTTCGAGTGCGAACCCCGAGCGCGCCGCCGAGAACGCGAAGGCGCTCGCCGAGTTCGTCGAGGGGACTTGGATGCAGGGACTGGTCCCGGGCTACGAGTACGACGAGCCGGCGGCGTCGCTGATGGAGCGGGCGACACAGAACTACGACGAGGGCGGCGCTTAG